One segment of Streptomyces bathyalis DNA contains the following:
- a CDS encoding DEAD/DEAH box helicase, with translation MPSRNVPESDPRTVLARLTAGDGRAARITHTEHLPPRTGRHAAWPEQIRPEVAAAVRESGIERLWEHQARAARHALRGESVIIATGTASGKSLSYLMPVLSSLLDGAESGAGGSAGHTDDVGEGAGAGGGSRDGAAPDCGAGLEGEARARGRTGQRRGGTGSRGSTALYLAPTKALAADQRRAVTELAAPLGTAVRAAVFDGDTPVEEREWVRVFANYVLTNPDMLHRGILPVHARWASFLRSLRYVVIDECHTYRGVFGSHIAQVLRRLRRVCARYGSDPVFLLASATAADPGEAATRLTGVPVTEVTEDTSPRGELVFALWEPPLTEMEGERGAPVRRTATAESAELLTDLAVQGVRTVAFVRSRRGAELISLIAQDRLASVDRSLSDRVAAYRGGYLPEERRALERSLHKGELLGLAATNALELGVDVSGLDAVLITGYPGTRASVWQQAGRAGRTGEGALAVLVARDDPLDTYLVHHPDSLFRTPVESTVLDPDNPYVLAPHLCAAASEIPLTEADAELFGPGFSELVSQLEERKLLRRRGGSWYWTLKERACDLADIRGSGGTPVQVVEDGTGRLLGTVDAGAAHATVHEGAVHLHQGRTYVVRQLDLEDSAALVEEASPPWTTMARDTTSVAVLETDEEVPWGEARLCYGTVEVTNQVVSYLRRRIITGEVMGETKLDLPPRTLRTRAVWWTLTEDQLDRARINPSVLPGALHAAEHAAIGLLPLFATCDRWDIGGVSIALHPDTLLPTVFVYDGQPGGAGFAERAFRTAREWLTATRDAIAACECEAGCPSCIQSPKCGNGNDPLHKRGAVRLLTELLTSAA, from the coding sequence GTGCCCTCCCGCAACGTCCCGGAAAGCGATCCCCGCACGGTGCTCGCCCGACTCACCGCCGGGGACGGCCGGGCTGCGCGTATCACCCATACGGAGCACTTGCCCCCGCGAACAGGCCGCCATGCCGCCTGGCCCGAGCAGATCCGGCCCGAAGTGGCCGCCGCCGTAAGGGAGTCGGGCATCGAGCGGCTCTGGGAACACCAGGCGCGGGCCGCCCGGCACGCTCTGCGCGGGGAGTCAGTGATCATTGCCACAGGCACCGCCTCGGGCAAGTCGCTCTCGTATCTCATGCCTGTGCTCAGCTCTCTCCTCGACGGCGCGGAAAGCGGCGCGGGCGGCTCCGCCGGACATACGGATGACGTGGGCGAGGGTGCGGGGGCCGGGGGCGGCTCGCGGGACGGGGCGGCGCCCGACTGCGGAGCCGGGCTGGAGGGCGAAGCGCGGGCCCGGGGCAGGACCGGGCAGCGGCGGGGCGGGACGGGCAGCCGCGGAAGTACCGCGCTGTATCTGGCCCCGACCAAGGCACTCGCCGCCGACCAGCGCCGCGCCGTCACCGAACTGGCCGCGCCGCTCGGCACGGCCGTACGCGCCGCCGTCTTCGACGGGGACACACCCGTCGAAGAGCGCGAGTGGGTGCGGGTCTTCGCCAACTACGTGCTCACCAACCCGGACATGCTGCACCGGGGCATACTCCCGGTCCACGCCCGTTGGGCCTCCTTCCTGCGCTCGCTGCGCTATGTCGTCATCGACGAATGCCACACCTACCGCGGGGTGTTCGGCTCCCACATCGCCCAGGTTCTGCGTCGGCTGCGCCGGGTCTGTGCCCGCTACGGATCCGATCCCGTGTTCCTCCTCGCTTCCGCGACGGCCGCCGACCCGGGCGAAGCGGCGACCCGCCTGACCGGGGTGCCCGTGACGGAAGTGACCGAAGACACCTCCCCGCGGGGCGAGTTGGTCTTCGCCCTGTGGGAGCCGCCTCTCACCGAGATGGAAGGCGAGCGCGGCGCCCCGGTGCGACGCACCGCGACGGCCGAGTCCGCGGAACTCCTCACGGATCTTGCCGTTCAGGGCGTGCGCACTGTGGCCTTCGTCCGCTCGCGGCGGGGAGCGGAACTCATCTCGCTCATCGCTCAGGACCGCCTCGCCTCCGTGGACCGCTCGCTGAGCGACCGGGTCGCGGCGTACCGGGGCGGATATCTCCCCGAGGAACGCCGCGCCCTCGAACGCAGCCTGCACAAGGGCGAACTCCTCGGCCTCGCCGCCACGAACGCCCTGGAACTGGGCGTCGACGTGTCCGGTCTGGACGCAGTCTTGATCACCGGCTATCCCGGGACCCGGGCATCCGTGTGGCAGCAGGCCGGCCGAGCGGGCCGGACGGGAGAGGGAGCCCTCGCTGTCCTGGTCGCCCGCGACGACCCGCTCGACACCTATCTCGTGCACCACCCCGATTCGCTCTTCCGGACACCCGTCGAATCGACCGTCCTCGACCCGGACAACCCCTACGTCCTGGCTCCCCATCTCTGCGCGGCAGCCTCGGAGATCCCCCTCACCGAGGCCGACGCCGAACTCTTCGGGCCCGGCTTCTCCGAACTCGTGAGCCAGCTCGAGGAGCGCAAGCTCCTCCGCCGGCGTGGAGGCTCCTGGTACTGGACGCTCAAGGAGCGCGCCTGCGACCTCGCCGACATCCGCGGCTCGGGGGGCACGCCCGTGCAGGTGGTCGAGGACGGCACCGGAAGGCTTCTGGGCACCGTGGACGCGGGCGCGGCCCACGCCACCGTCCACGAGGGAGCCGTGCACCTGCATCAGGGGCGCACCTATGTTGTCCGGCAGCTGGATCTCGAGGACTCCGCGGCCCTCGTGGAGGAGGCTTCGCCTCCCTGGACGACGATGGCCAGGGACACCACCTCCGTCGCCGTGCTGGAGACGGACGAGGAAGTCCCCTGGGGCGAGGCCCGGTTGTGCTACGGGACGGTGGAGGTGACCAATCAGGTCGTCTCCTATCTGCGCCGCCGCATCATCACGGGCGAGGTCATGGGAGAGACCAAACTCGACCTTCCCCCGCGCACTCTTCGCACCCGGGCCGTCTGGTGGACGCTCACCGAGGACCAGTTGGACAGGGCCAGGATCAATCCGTCGGTGCTCCCGGGCGCACTGCACGCCGCCGAGCACGCAGCCATCGGTCTGCTGCCTCTCTTCGCGACGTGCGACCGCTGGGACATCGGCGGGGTCTCCATCGCGCTGCACCCGGACACCCTGCTGCCCACCGTCTTCGTCTACGACGGGCAGCCCGGCGGCGCCGGCTTCGCCGAGCGGGCCTTCCGCACGGCACGCGAGTGGCTCACCGCCACGCGGGACGCCATCGCCGCCTGCGAGTGCGAGGCGGGATGCCCCTCCTGCATCCAGTCGCCCAAGTGCGGCAACGGCAACGACCCCCTGCACAAGCGGGGCGCCGTACGGCTCCTGACGGAACTGCTGACCTCCGCCGCATGA
- a CDS encoding type II secretion system F family protein → MNETYFGVPTETLTSLMVLLGSGACLTASMRELWRARTVRHRTRELLAAPGLEPRGRLRRFLGERARTAVTARRRGLREAGAALGVAAFAVVVIGGVAGWVLAGAGAYGVRFWMRRQEAIGAAADETAEASAAAEQLPLAAELMAACLAAGSGPAQAADAVGRSLGGPLGIRLIRTATELRLGAEPAAAWAHFASLPGSEGFVRSMERAGTAGAPAVAEVTRLTGELRARRARQASARARRAAVLVTGPLGLCFLPAFLAVGVAPVVMGLAGSLL, encoded by the coding sequence ATGAACGAGACCTACTTCGGCGTCCCCACGGAGACGCTCACGTCGTTGATGGTGCTGCTGGGAAGCGGAGCGTGCCTGACCGCTTCTATGCGGGAGCTGTGGCGTGCCCGCACCGTGCGGCACCGGACGCGAGAGCTGCTCGCGGCACCCGGCCTCGAACCACGCGGCAGGTTGCGGCGCTTCCTTGGCGAGAGAGCCCGGACCGCAGTGACAGCCCGCCGCCGTGGACTGCGGGAGGCCGGAGCCGCGCTGGGTGTCGCGGCCTTCGCGGTGGTCGTCATCGGCGGAGTCGCCGGATGGGTCCTCGCGGGAGCGGGCGCGTACGGCGTGAGGTTTTGGATGCGCCGTCAGGAGGCCATCGGGGCCGCGGCGGATGAGACGGCCGAAGCGAGCGCCGCAGCCGAACAGCTTCCGTTGGCAGCGGAGTTGATGGCGGCCTGCCTGGCAGCCGGTTCGGGACCTGCGCAGGCCGCCGACGCGGTCGGCCGCTCGCTGGGGGGACCGCTGGGCATACGCCTGATCCGCACGGCCACCGAGCTGCGGCTCGGAGCCGAACCGGCGGCGGCGTGGGCGCACTTCGCGTCCTTGCCCGGCAGCGAGGGCTTCGTCCGCAGCATGGAACGGGCCGGTACGGCGGGAGCCCCGGCCGTGGCCGAAGTGACGCGGCTGACCGGGGAACTCCGTGCCCGTCGGGCGCGCCAGGCCTCGGCCCGTGCCCGTAGAGCTGCGGTTCTCGTGACCGGGCCACTGGGCCTGTGCTTCCTGCCGGCCTTCCTCGCGGTCGGTGTCGCCCCGGTCGTGATGGGCCTCGCGGGGTCGCTGCTGTGA
- the bldG gene encoding anti-sigma factor antagonist BldG produces MDLSLSTRTVGDRTIVEVGGEIDVYTAPKLREQLVELVNDGSYHLVVDMEGVDFLDSTGLGVLVGGLKRVRAHEGSLRLVCNQERILKIFRITGLTKVFPIHGSVDEAVAATD; encoded by the coding sequence GTGGACCTGTCCCTGTCGACCCGGACCGTAGGCGATCGGACGATCGTCGAGGTCGGTGGCGAGATTGATGTATACACCGCGCCCAAGCTGCGCGAGCAGCTGGTCGAGCTTGTGAACGACGGGAGCTACCACCTCGTCGTGGACATGGAAGGCGTCGACTTCCTGGACTCCACCGGGCTGGGTGTGCTCGTCGGCGGGCTCAAGCGGGTGCGTGCTCACGAAGGCTCGCTGCGCCTGGTGTGCAACCAGGAGCGCATTCTCAAGATCTTCCGTATCACCGGTCTGACCAAGGTGTTCCCGATCCACGGATCCGTGGACGAGGCCGTCGCGGCGACCGACTGA
- a CDS encoding Fic family protein — protein sequence MSSSADPLAPLGALPGVADAVDSVRKSVDRIYGHRVMRRRSSEVSAEAALRGARASAALEGADWPLEELRRRTDFGGEGEPRTVGAALRTTAEAGQLLDVWGQSPLRVLARLHLVAAGGTGDDGAVGRPRLAGEPVSGPALGKEPPDADEVAARLDALARIVVDGSEAPALVLAAVVHGELATLRPFVSFNGPVARAAERIVLVGSGLDPKSICPAEVGQAELGRETYERALAGYASGTPEGMADWIGHCGKALELGVRETTAVCEALQRGAA from the coding sequence ATGAGTAGCTCCGCTGATCCCCTGGCTCCGCTGGGGGCGTTGCCCGGCGTCGCGGACGCCGTCGACTCCGTACGGAAGTCCGTGGACAGGATCTATGGGCACCGCGTGATGCGCCGCCGCAGCAGCGAGGTGAGCGCGGAGGCGGCGCTGCGCGGGGCCCGGGCCTCTGCCGCGCTCGAGGGTGCCGACTGGCCCCTGGAGGAACTGCGCCGGCGCACCGACTTCGGCGGCGAGGGCGAACCCCGCACGGTCGGGGCGGCGCTCCGCACGACCGCCGAGGCGGGGCAACTGCTCGACGTGTGGGGGCAGTCGCCCCTGAGGGTGCTGGCGCGGCTGCATCTCGTCGCGGCGGGAGGCACCGGGGACGACGGGGCGGTCGGCCGGCCGCGCCTCGCGGGTGAGCCGGTGAGCGGACCCGCGCTCGGGAAGGAGCCGCCGGACGCGGACGAGGTGGCGGCCCGACTGGACGCGCTCGCGCGGATCGTCGTGGACGGCAGCGAGGCGCCGGCGCTTGTGCTCGCCGCGGTCGTGCACGGGGAACTGGCCACACTGCGGCCGTTCGTCTCCTTCAACGGGCCGGTGGCGCGCGCGGCCGAGCGCATCGTCCTGGTCGGGAGCGGGCTGGACCCCAAGTCGATCTGCCCGGCCGAGGTCGGCCAGGCCGAGCTGGGCCGTGAGACCTACGAGCGCGCGCTGGCCGGCTACGCCTCCGGGACGCCCGAGGGCATGGCCGACTGGATCGGGCACTGCGGAAAGGCCCTCGAACTCGGCGTGCGCGAGACGACCGCGGTGTGCGAGGCGCTGCAGCGCGGGGCCGCGTAG
- the ssd gene encoding septum site-determining protein Ssd, with protein MAETILIVTEDEELLDDLLRLCAAAGAEAEVVHGAPHDRMGWAEWGGAKAWEKAPLVLVGDDCAGARGLGAAAGGEPSGILRRPGVLLVGKDMDDPGVWERGARIGAEGVVMLPDAESWLTGRIADASECVGRPALTVGVLGGRGGAGASTLACALAVTAAREGQRTMLVDGDALGGGLDVLLGGERTEGLRWPAFAESRGRVGGGALEESLPRLHDLSVLSWDRGDSVLIPADAMKSVLSAARRRGGVVVVDLPRRVDETVAEALAQTDLGLLLVPAELRAVAAAHRVASRTQMVLRDLRAVVRTPGGPGGPRGYGPGLDDSEVARLLRLPLAGELPWEPGLLEAAERGVPPGARTSGVLARFCREFWAQALSGGVSGGGVSV; from the coding sequence GTGGCCGAAACCATTCTGATTGTCACTGAGGACGAAGAACTCCTTGACGATCTCCTGAGGCTGTGTGCAGCTGCCGGGGCAGAAGCGGAAGTTGTGCACGGAGCTCCGCATGACCGGATGGGATGGGCGGAGTGGGGCGGCGCGAAGGCTTGGGAGAAGGCCCCTCTGGTCCTCGTCGGCGACGACTGCGCGGGCGCTCGGGGGCTCGGCGCAGCCGCCGGAGGAGAGCCTTCCGGAATCCTGCGCAGGCCAGGAGTGCTCCTCGTCGGCAAGGACATGGACGACCCGGGCGTGTGGGAACGCGGCGCCCGCATCGGAGCCGAGGGCGTGGTCATGCTGCCCGACGCCGAGAGCTGGCTGACGGGCCGTATCGCGGACGCGTCCGAGTGCGTGGGCAGGCCCGCGCTGACGGTCGGGGTCCTCGGCGGACGCGGCGGCGCAGGTGCGTCGACGCTCGCCTGCGCCCTGGCCGTCACGGCCGCGCGGGAGGGGCAGCGCACGATGCTCGTCGACGGCGACGCCCTCGGCGGCGGTCTCGACGTACTGCTCGGCGGGGAACGGACGGAGGGACTTCGATGGCCGGCGTTCGCGGAGTCCCGGGGGCGGGTCGGCGGCGGCGCGCTCGAGGAATCGCTGCCGAGGCTGCACGACTTGAGCGTGCTCAGCTGGGACCGGGGGGACTCCGTGCTGATCCCCGCGGACGCGATGAAGTCCGTGCTCTCCGCCGCGAGGCGGCGCGGTGGCGTGGTCGTCGTCGACCTGCCCCGCCGTGTGGACGAGACGGTGGCGGAGGCCCTGGCGCAGACGGATCTCGGACTGCTGCTGGTCCCGGCGGAGTTGCGTGCCGTGGCAGCCGCCCACCGTGTCGCCTCGCGTACGCAGATGGTGCTGCGTGACCTGAGGGCGGTCGTGCGCACGCCCGGCGGCCCCGGTGGCCCGCGCGGCTACGGTCCGGGGCTCGACGACAGCGAGGTCGCCAGGCTTCTGCGCCTCCCGCTCGCGGGCGAACTGCCCTGGGAACCGGGGCTGTTGGAGGCCGCGGAGCGGGGCGTGCCGCCCGGGGCGCGTACGAGCGGGGTGCTCGCCCGCTTCTGCCGGGAGTTCTGGGCGCAGGCGTTGAGCGGCGGCGTGAGCGGTGGGGGTGTCTCCGTATGA
- a CDS encoding TadE family type IV pilus minor pilin — translation MPASDDGYVTAETAVVIPALVLLFGMLLWGVMTAAAHIQCVDGARAGARAAARGETGAAVRSAALSAAPHGAVVRTAREGPLVRVRVHARTAGPGPLALRLDAEAVAMSEEGTGVGSLDGQ, via the coding sequence ATGCCCGCTTCTGACGACGGCTATGTGACGGCCGAGACCGCGGTGGTCATTCCCGCACTCGTGCTCCTCTTCGGAATGCTCCTGTGGGGCGTCATGACCGCGGCGGCGCACATCCAGTGCGTCGACGGTGCCAGGGCGGGTGCGCGGGCAGCCGCACGCGGTGAGACGGGGGCAGCGGTGCGATCGGCGGCGTTGTCGGCCGCACCCCACGGGGCTGTGGTGAGGACAGCACGGGAGGGGCCGTTGGTGCGTGTCCGCGTACACGCGCGGACAGCTGGCCCGGGGCCACTCGCCCTCCGCCTCGATGCGGAGGCGGTGGCCATGTCCGAGGAGGGAACGGGGGTGGGCAGCCTTGATGGACAGTGA
- a CDS encoding DUF4244 domain-containing protein: protein MRDRGGQLRSDAGMSTAEYAVGTIAACGFAAVLYKVVTSGAVSSELQQLVERALHARF, encoded by the coding sequence ATGCGCGACAGAGGTGGCCAGTTGAGGTCGGACGCGGGGATGAGCACAGCGGAGTACGCGGTGGGCACGATCGCCGCGTGCGGCTTCGCCGCGGTGCTCTACAAGGTCGTGACGAGCGGTGCCGTCAGCTCCGAGCTGCAGCAGCTGGTCGAGCGGGCCCTTCATGCCCGCTTCTGA
- a CDS encoding HAD family hydrolase codes for MLGFVENLAMRRTAAFFDLDKTVIAKSSTLAFGRSFYQGGLINRRAVLRTAYAQFVYLLGGADHDQMERMREYLSALCRGWNVEQVKEIVAETIHDLIDPIIYDEAASLIEEHHLAGRDVVIVSTSGAEVVEPIGELIGADRVVATRMVVEDGCYSGEIEYYAYGPAKAEAIASLAESEGYDLSRCYAYSDSITDIPMLEAVGNPYAVNPDRALRKEAAGRDWPVLTFSRPVRLKERVPTLSMPSRPALAIAAAAVGAAVATAGLVWYTSQRRSARFEQL; via the coding sequence ATGCTCGGCTTCGTGGAAAACCTAGCGATGCGCCGCACAGCCGCGTTCTTCGATCTGGACAAGACGGTCATTGCGAAGTCGAGCACGCTCGCCTTCGGCAGATCCTTCTACCAAGGTGGCCTGATCAATCGCCGTGCCGTACTCCGCACCGCATATGCCCAGTTCGTATATCTCCTCGGAGGCGCCGACCACGACCAGATGGAGCGGATGCGGGAGTATCTCTCCGCGCTGTGCCGTGGCTGGAACGTCGAGCAGGTGAAGGAGATCGTCGCCGAGACGATCCACGACCTCATCGACCCGATCATCTACGACGAGGCCGCCTCCCTCATCGAGGAGCATCACCTCGCGGGGCGGGACGTCGTCATCGTCTCGACCTCGGGCGCCGAAGTCGTCGAGCCGATCGGGGAGTTGATCGGCGCGGACCGCGTGGTGGCGACCCGGATGGTCGTCGAGGACGGCTGCTACTCGGGCGAGATCGAGTACTACGCCTACGGCCCTGCCAAGGCGGAGGCGATCGCGTCGCTCGCGGAGTCCGAGGGGTACGACCTGAGCCGGTGCTACGCGTACAGCGACTCGATCACCGACATCCCCATGCTGGAAGCCGTCGGCAATCCCTACGCGGTCAATCCCGACCGCGCACTGCGCAAGGAGGCCGCCGGGCGTGACTGGCCGGTCCTGACCTTCTCGCGTCCGGTCCGTCTCAAGGAGCGCGTCCCGACCCTCTCCATGCCGTCGCGCCCGGCGCTGGCCATCGCCGCGGCGGCGGTGGGAGCGGCAGTCGCCACGGCCGGACTGGTCTGGTACACGAGCCAGCGCAGGAGCGCCCGGTTCGAGCAGCTTTAG
- a CDS encoding TadA family conjugal transfer-associated ATPase — MSARRGQVGTSVQGAREPSGTAVRSAAADAATSRAGEPALLDVVRRRLAETGAEPTPARVAAALRAHGRLLGDSAVLGVVEALRSEMVGTGPLEPLLAEPDVTDVLVTSPDEVWVDRGRGLERTDVRFPDAASVRRLAQRLATSAGRRLDDARPWVDARLPDGTRLHAVLPPVAVGSTCLSLRVVRHKAFSLGELVSAGTVPPGGERVLRAVLEARLSFLISGGTGSGKTTLLSSLLGLVGPDERIVLAEDSAELRPDHPHVVRLEARPPNQEGAGRVALDDLVRQALRMRPDRLVVGEVRGAEVTDLLAALNTGHEGGCGTVHANAAGDVPARLEALGTTAGLDRIALHSQLAAALDVLVHLDRDSSGNRRIAEIHVLSRDREGLVSTVPALVWDASGFLEERGAGRLWEMCERGGRRLASPGAGRWQEPRLPSHAFPVGSGIAHEEGLR; from the coding sequence ATGAGCGCGAGGCGGGGGCAGGTGGGGACGAGCGTGCAGGGTGCTCGCGAACCATCCGGGACGGCCGTACGTTCCGCGGCGGCCGACGCGGCCACGTCCCGGGCAGGGGAGCCTGCGCTGCTCGACGTGGTGCGGCGACGGCTCGCCGAGACGGGGGCGGAACCCACGCCGGCACGGGTGGCCGCGGCACTGCGCGCGCACGGACGGCTGCTGGGGGACAGCGCGGTGCTGGGCGTCGTGGAGGCCCTGCGCTCGGAGATGGTGGGCACGGGCCCGCTGGAGCCGCTGCTGGCTGAGCCGGACGTCACGGATGTGCTGGTCACCAGCCCCGACGAGGTATGGGTCGACCGGGGCAGGGGTCTGGAACGCACCGATGTGCGCTTTCCCGACGCGGCATCAGTGCGGCGGCTGGCCCAGAGGCTCGCCACGTCCGCCGGGCGCCGCCTGGACGACGCGAGGCCGTGGGTGGACGCCCGCCTTCCGGACGGCACGCGGCTGCATGCGGTGCTTCCGCCTGTTGCGGTCGGATCGACGTGCCTCTCGCTGCGGGTCGTACGCCACAAGGCCTTCAGCCTGGGGGAGTTGGTGTCGGCGGGGACAGTGCCGCCGGGCGGAGAGAGGGTCCTGCGGGCCGTGCTGGAGGCGAGGCTCTCGTTCCTGATCAGCGGCGGCACGGGCTCGGGCAAGACCACGCTGCTCAGTTCACTGCTGGGGCTCGTGGGTCCCGATGAGCGAATCGTGCTCGCCGAGGACTCGGCGGAGCTCCGCCCCGACCATCCCCACGTCGTGCGCCTGGAGGCACGGCCGCCGAACCAGGAGGGCGCGGGCCGGGTCGCGCTGGACGATCTGGTGCGCCAGGCGCTGCGCATGCGGCCGGACAGGCTGGTCGTCGGTGAGGTGCGTGGAGCCGAAGTGACCGATCTGCTGGCCGCGTTGAACACGGGGCACGAGGGCGGCTGCGGGACCGTGCACGCGAATGCCGCGGGCGACGTCCCTGCCCGTCTGGAGGCTCTCGGTACGACGGCGGGCCTGGACAGGATCGCTCTGCACAGTCAGCTCGCCGCTGCCCTCGACGTACTGGTGCACCTGGACCGCGACTCGTCGGGCAACCGGCGCATCGCGGAGATCCATGTGCTGTCACGGGACAGGGAGGGCCTGGTCTCGACGGTCCCGGCACTGGTGTGGGACGCGAGCGGATTCCTGGAAGAGCGCGGCGCCGGCCGCTTGTGGGAGATGTGCGAGCGAGGTGGCAGACGCCTCGCGAGCCCGGGAGCCGGGCGATGGCAAGAGCCTCGACTCCCCTCCCACGCCTTCCCCGTGGGTTCCGGTATCGCACACGAGGAGGGACTGAGGTGA
- a CDS encoding type II secretion system F family protein codes for MVCAGAAAWLMAGRDDGIRRARLMLAGAGRAAEPRPGRPLRLGEFAAFLRGRLGTPSGKAWWCVLGGAVLGLLGESWLPLVAGTVAVPVVRRLLRKRERGRAGERRAAAVMELCAAVSGELRAGRQPDRALLSAGGIALRELGDGGAAVLAAARFGGDVPGSLREAARSPGAEGLRGVAACWQVAVEGGAGLATGLDKVAEALRAERDQREELQALLAGPRSTAVVLALLPVFGLLLGTAMGADPARVLLHSTAGLICLVVGGLLEWAGIAWVAGLVRTAERPGETRGEKPS; via the coding sequence ATGGTGTGCGCGGGGGCGGCCGCCTGGCTGATGGCCGGCCGGGACGATGGCATACGGCGGGCGAGGCTGATGCTCGCCGGGGCGGGCCGGGCAGCGGAGCCTCGCCCCGGACGCCCGCTGCGGCTCGGTGAATTCGCCGCGTTCTTACGCGGCCGGCTCGGGACTCCGTCCGGCAAGGCGTGGTGGTGCGTGCTCGGCGGCGCGGTGCTCGGGCTGCTGGGCGAGTCCTGGCTTCCACTCGTGGCAGGGACCGTCGCCGTGCCCGTCGTACGGAGACTGCTGCGCAAGCGTGAGCGAGGCAGGGCCGGCGAGCGAAGGGCCGCCGCCGTGATGGAGCTCTGCGCGGCGGTCTCGGGCGAACTGCGGGCGGGCAGGCAGCCCGACCGGGCCCTGCTGTCGGCGGGAGGCATCGCGCTGCGGGAGCTGGGGGACGGCGGCGCGGCGGTGCTGGCGGCAGCGCGCTTCGGCGGCGACGTTCCTGGTTCGCTGCGAGAAGCGGCACGAAGTCCCGGTGCGGAAGGGCTCCGAGGCGTCGCGGCGTGCTGGCAGGTCGCTGTCGAAGGCGGCGCGGGCCTGGCCACGGGCCTCGACAAGGTCGCCGAGGCGCTGCGTGCCGAACGCGACCAACGCGAGGAGTTGCAGGCGCTGCTGGCAGGGCCCCGTTCCACGGCCGTCGTGCTCGCGCTGCTTCCGGTCTTCGGTCTGCTGCTGGGCACAGCCATGGGTGCTGACCCCGCTCGGGTCCTGCTGCACAGCACGGCAGGGCTGATCTGTCTCGTCGTCGGCGGGCTTCTGGAGTGGGCGGGCATCGCCTGGGTCGCCGGGCTTGTACGGACGGCGGAACGGCCAGGCGAAACGCGCGGAGAGAAGCCGTCATGA
- a CDS encoding ATP-binding protein, with protein MKIAFVGKGGSGKTTLSSLFIRQLAAAHVPVVAVDADINQHLGAALGMDEAEAAALPSMGAQLPLIKEWLRGSNPRIASSETMIKTTPPGRGSRLLRITEDNPVYDACARTLALEGGTVRLLATGPFTEADLGVACYHSKTGAVELFLNHLVDGRDEFTVVDMTAGSDSFASGMFTRFDMTFLVAEPTRKGVSVYRQYKEYARDFGIQLRVVGNKVHGQDDLDFLREEAGDDLLVSFGHSDWVRAMEKGRPRSLADLEPSNRRALGELQEAADGAYDKRDRQRYTRQMIHFHLRNAESWGNEKTGADLAAQVDPDFVLGEQPVAQPV; from the coding sequence ATGAAAATCGCTTTCGTCGGCAAGGGCGGCAGTGGCAAGACGACACTGTCCTCACTGTTCATCCGTCAGCTGGCCGCCGCGCACGTCCCGGTGGTCGCTGTCGATGCGGACATCAACCAGCACCTCGGCGCCGCGCTGGGGATGGACGAGGCCGAAGCGGCCGCGCTCCCCTCGATGGGCGCGCAGCTCCCGCTCATCAAGGAGTGGCTGCGCGGCTCGAATCCGCGTATCGCCTCGTCCGAGACGATGATCAAGACGACGCCGCCGGGCCGCGGCTCCCGCCTCCTGCGGATCACCGAGGACAATCCCGTCTACGACGCGTGCGCACGCACCCTCGCCCTCGAGGGCGGCACGGTGCGGCTGCTGGCCACGGGGCCGTTCACCGAGGCCGATCTGGGTGTCGCCTGCTACCACTCCAAGACCGGGGCGGTCGAGCTCTTCCTCAACCATCTCGTCGACGGGCGCGATGAGTTCACGGTCGTCGACATGACCGCGGGCAGCGACTCCTTCGCGTCCGGCATGTTCACGCGCTTCGACATGACCTTCCTCGTCGCCGAGCCCACCCGGAAGGGAGTCTCCGTCTACCGCCAGTACAAGGAGTACGCGCGGGACTTCGGCATCCAGCTGCGCGTCGTGGGCAACAAGGTGCACGGCCAGGACGACCTGGACTTCCTGCGCGAGGAGGCCGGCGACGACCTGCTGGTCTCCTTCGGGCACTCCGACTGGGTGCGCGCCATGGAGAAGGGCCGGCCGCGTTCGCTGGCCGACCTGGAGCCGTCCAACCGCCGGGCGCTGGGGGAACTCCAGGAAGCCGCGGACGGTGCGTACGACAAGCGCGACCGGCAGCGCTACACACGGCAGATGATCCACTTCCATCTGCGCAACGCCGAGAGCTGGGGCAACGAGAAGACGGGGGCCGACCTGGCCGCCCAGGTGGACCCCGACTTCGTGCTGGGCGAGCAGCCGGTGGCCCAGCCCGTCTGA